From the genome of Mastacembelus armatus chromosome 5, fMasArm1.2, whole genome shotgun sequence:
ctCTAACCCTAGATGAATTGGTCATGGCCTTTGGTTAAGTTCTAGCTTAATATTTGCATCTTGTACAgttatttctcctttttttattttttgctaaacAAAGTGAAACTATTTTAGTATTTCATTTCAGCATAACTGAAAGAGCATTACCCTTGTTGCATTGTAATGTTCATTAATCATATAACATAATGTGTCTACACAGAGCCCACAGTGCGAGCTGAACTGATGGAACAGGTCCCCAACATTGCCATGTTTTTACACGAGAGTCGGCCCAACTTCCCTGCCGCTTTCTCAAGATACTTAGTGCCAATTGTGGTCCGGTATCTCACTGATCCAAATAACCAGGTAGACTTTCAATTTACCAGTTTTCTTGCTGACTTTActgttaaaaactgaaaacacagttgGTTAAAGATAGGCAACCACAGTGTCCATGGTTCTGTTAAAACTGTCAGCAAACGTCCCCAAAAAAATCTTAACCAAAagttaagaaacaaaaaaaactgactaGCGTAATTGGGccaaaatcatgtttttaatttggttttataGTTATCTCTTCTTCTCCAAGGTGCGGAAGACCAGCCAGGCAGCGCTACTTGTTCTGTTGGAGCAGGGGCTTATCTCTAAAGCTGACATGGAGAACAAAGTTTGTCCTGTTCTGCTAGACCTCACAGAACCCAGCAGTGACGATGACTACAAAATCGAGGCAGTTGCTGTAAGAAAATCTAATAGTGTGGTcatgctttttaattttttaaaaattgttatTGCTTATTATTTGACAAGTGTGATAAGTGTCGTTCATCTAGTGAAATATATCTTAAAATCACATAGTTTTAGGCTTAGTGTGGTTGCTGGCTCAGCAATTAAATTACTCTAAGTTAGAGggaatttctttttattgcttGCTGGTGATCTGTCAGTGTCTGTCTAATCCAGTCACCAGGGTCTTGTTTTGGTGGAGCAGCACTGTTGACACAGATTATTTCTGAATTAAATGAATCGAAATTTGTTGTGCATGTTGAGCTGTCAAATTATAAACAGTGCATTTGTTGAATGAGTTCACAAATTGCTTGGCAATACACAACTTAAAATTCAATGCAGTGACTTAAAGTTAAATGTGAATAACCATACTGCATTGCATTTTTACCTTAATAGGCATTAGGTATTAACTAAATGCTGAGTGAAAACTCAGCAATGTGAAACAGTTGAAGCACAGTCTGAGTTGGAATGAAATATGCTGTCCATTTGCCTCCTTATATAGATCATGTGTAAAGTCGTCACCATGCTGAGCAAAGACACAGTGGAGAATCTACTCCTGCCACGTTTCTGTGACCTGTGCAGTGATGCCAGACTCTTCCAAGTCCGCAAGGTAACGACCTCCTCACATTTTCAGTCaaaatttatttacagtatggTTTTGAAGCTATGAGATATTGTATGCAGTATGAGTTTCATACTGCAGTCACAACTGATCCCAAACTAACAGCCAGATTCGATTGTGTTTGGGGTATTCCATGAGGATGAACCCAATACCTCAGTGAGTCAgcctcagttttgttttgcttgaaTATTTTGCCCACACtacacttttgttttctgtgagaAATGTTAATTCTCTGGTATAACTGGGGGCAGTTGGAGAAGAGTATGTAAGAGTTTTAAAGGTGGTCATACATTGGGAATAGTCTTATAGTTTTTATATAATAATGGTGagatttatatatgtattttaggTCTGTGCAGCCAATTTTGGAGAGTTTTGTTCTATTGTGGGCCAGGAGGCCACAGAAAAACTACTGGTGAGAGACTCTATGTCCAttgcatatttacattttcatcattattttagCATTAAAATTTTACATCGCGATTCTTAAAAGTTTTTATCTTAGGTCCTAACATATACGTATGCATATATCACATCCAGTGTGTCAAATTAGCTGTGTTGCAGTTTAAACACCCTATACTAGATTTAAGGTGTATTGACTTGGTTTTGCTGTTAATCTAGATGCCCAAGTTCTTCGATCTGTGCTCAGACACCCTGTGGGGCATCAGGAAAGCCTGTGCTGAGTGCTTTATGGTGGTCTCTAATTCCACCTCTCCAGAGGTGAGACGTGCAAAACTGTCTCCCCTGTTCATCAGCCTCATCAGTGACCAGTCCCGCTGGGTAAGATGTACACAATTCATACAGTTGCATCAAATTACAAAAACTCTTATGTGTAACTTCCTCTGTACTGTGATGAAAATGAAGCGGTTGCTGCTCAGATCTTTTTCACCACTGTATGCATCTTCTTGTTTCTGATTTTGATCTGTGTACTTTACTTAAATGACAAATTTTTCATAAAAGATTAACATTTCCAAACCTGGTTGAGCAATTAAAACCACGTAAATCTACATACTTTTATAATGGATGcaaaattgaataaaaaaatgttgagGTTTGTCATTTGGAAATGTGGTTTTAAAGTGTCTGCAGCCCAAAGCTAAGTTCATATTACTGAGCCAGAACATTATGACCATCACATAGGTTATAAGGTTCTGGCTCGTGGATGTATACTTTATTCTAACGGGTAGCAGTGAGGACTTGACCCACATAAATGTTGTGGATCTATGCCAGCATTTATTACCATGTGGAGTTTTCTACAATGAACATATGTGACCTTGTCAGAGGGTATAGATGTAGTATAAACAGAACTGCATGCAGTTGCACTGTCTACATGTGTATTATTTTGCACTGGTTAAAGCCCTTAAAATGGTCAACTATACAAATAATTCTGTTCATTAATATCTTTATATCTTTGGCCAGTTATCTTCATTTTCTTAAGATCTGTGAAAGTCCTCTGTCACAATGAAATTGACAGATTATGCTCCATTTTCAGGTGCGCCAAGCTGCCTTTCAGTCTCTGGGACGTTTCATCTCAACTTTTGCCAATCCCTCAAGCACAGGCCTTCATTTCAGAGAGGATGGTGCTCTACCCGATGTCCCCAGGTGTACATCTGACAGGTAGGACCTGATACTCATCTTCAAAGCTATTGATTTACTTTGATGAGCGCTGAAACTCTTTTCAAGTTAGCTCAAAAAATACTAGGCTTGTAGGTCTTTTGTGTCCTAGTAAGTCAGAGTTTGGCAGATACTGCTATTTCATTAAGCAAGCTTAACATATTGGTTTAGGCAGTAATGAAAATGATATGTTATGGCATTGCACAAATGTGACTTTGTGTTGGCAAAGATGTGGTTTAAAGCATTACATCATTGATCAGATGAGTCATGGTTATGATTCACTGGGAGTGTTTGGACAGCGTTGGAAATGTACTCATAAATGCCTCAATTGTTTTTTGCCtatgtttgaacattttttatttaggaTTTGAGGTTTGTTTCTTTGCAATGGTGAAACTAGATTCACTGGAACTTTAAAAACTGGCTTGAGTAGTACAGCCAGTAAATGGCAAATGACACCATATAGACTATTAGAAATTAGATACAAGTATTTCTAgtgttattttgttattctcATTTCAGTGATCGCTCCCTAAATTCCCTGAATTGTTCCGACATTAGCGGCTGCCGCACAGAAAGAGCTGTCACTCACACACCTCCCAACCAGGACGGCCGTGCCACACCATCCCCAGAGCATGTGTCAACAGCTGACGCTGAGGACATGAACCACTTTGATAACAACCACACTCCTGTTTCTGGAGAGATGCACCACGGCTTCACCCACACCCTCTATAACAGCAGTAACAGCCCTCCGACTACAAACAACGCTAAGAACACAAAAGAGATagagcagacagatgagaaCTTTAATTCTTTCCACTACTGGAGGTCTCCTTTACCAGACATCAGCGGGGAACTGGAAATGCTAAGTTTTCAAACATCAGAGGAAGTGACAGAGaagcaggaaaagaaagaggaagtggagttggaggaggaggaatgtgAAGATAATTGTCCTGATTCCAAGTCTAGCCATGGCAAAGCTACCAGCGACCAGATCCAGATGGTTTTGGACTGTTTGCAACCACACATGGATGACCCTGATGTGCAAGGTGAGTATACATAGCCACAATGTGTGTGATTATCTGAAGGCATGCAGCAGGTATATTTATTTTGGCTCTGTATTGACATGTATATTAAGctgtgtatgtttatttttcatccagCTCAAGTCCAGGTGttagcagcagctctgaaagCAGCCCAGCTTGACAGTCCTGCAGACAGCAGCCCGGTGAACAGTCCAACTGAATCCCAGCCAGATGTTCAGCCTGAGAATAACACAGAGAGCCTGTCTGAGAGTGAATCTGTAGAAGTCCAGTCAGGGAGTGAGGAGAGTCCTACGGAAGAGGAGCAAACAATGGAAACTCCTCCAGCCTCAGAGTCAAGCCCTGTCCAGGAGCAAGGAGatgaacagacacagacagagacccTGGATGACCCAGAAGAGTCGCCTCCTGACTCCCTTGTTCTAGTATGAGACATTACTGCAGTATCTTAAGTCAGCTGTTAAACCATATATATGTCTGGACAAATATACTCAGTAACTACATGTACTGAACCTAAGCTGGATTTATACTTATATTTATACTGGGTTAAAGGGACTTGTGCCTAAGATATATAGAGCACAGGTTTTGGCCAGAACCTTGCAGCACTATTGATAAAGCTGTATTATTATTCTtcaaaaacctgaaaatgtgGTTTCTATGTATTCCTAAGTAAATTAGCAATATTGAAAATTAAGTTGTAAAAACTTactaaatgtatatttttcaaattttGTCAGTGTAGTTTGATCAGATTTGGCACAGCAGACTGGCTACATAAGCAAACACTAGTAAAAGAAGGGAGGACTAAAAGACATACAGAACTTTTGTGGAATAACCTAAATAGTTCTAAtttgagagaaaatgaaacacaaatttaaGCAGCTAAGTTTGTGATACAGAGTGTTATGTGCTATATATGCACATACTTACATGTAATACATGCTGTTTTTTATGGTGTCTATTCTCATTACTTAGTAGCAGACTAATGACAGTCTTTCCATTTATGTTTGTTGATAGCTGTgttactgaaaagaaaatccTTACTGAGCCTTCCTTTCTACCATCCTTCTAAACATTGCTTTCACTCCCCCATTAGGAGCAAAAAGCTAGTATAGTAGTCACAGTTTTGGTCTTCCCATGTGAAATCTCTGTATCCCCAATGTATAATTCGTTTGTCTAGGAGGTAAAAGTCAGCTAAGGCTTATGTAGACTCCATAGCTGTACTGTAATCCCTTAACACGCAATTAAAAATCCAGCATTAGGTCAGGTCTTGTCTacagagaacaaagaaaagtgacaaaatTAATGTAGTCAACTTGTTTCTCTCTAATGATGGTGTGTGCACAtgcttgtatgtttttgtttttctgcttttttcaggGGTCTAACCTGATTGAGAGCATGGAGGATGACGACTCCATTAATAGCCCAGTGTCTGAGGATAAGCCTAAGATCCAGGTCAGTCAGCACTACTATTATATATTGTGGAAAAACTGATCTTTTCCTTGCAGTTATTACTGGTTAGCCCAGACATGAATAGTTTGATATCGTCTCACTATGCATTCATTTGCACTTTGATTGACAACCTTAAATCTCTTGCTGTGTCTCCAGAATGTCATCCCCCAGCAGCTGTTGGATCAGTACCTCTCTATGACAGACCCAGCCCGGGCCCAAACGGTGGATACAGAGATAGCCAAACACTGTGCCTTCAGCCTGCCGGGTGTTGCTCTTACTCTGGGACGACAGAACTGGCACTGCCTCAAGGACACATATGAAACCCTCGCTACTGATGTGCAGGTACGCAGAGAAATATAAGCCATTAGATGGTATGGCTGAATTTCATGTGATCTTGTTTTTTGAACAATAAACATCAAATT
Proteins encoded in this window:
- the ppp4r1l gene encoding serine/threonine-protein phosphatase 4 regulatory subunit 1 isoform X2 translates to MAGLSLYFEDGHDDLDDFGFDDYGTECDGIRITAFLDAGQDNLTPLGRLEKYAFSENVFNRQIVARGLLDVLREFSDNENDFISVMETVARMSEDGEPTVRAELMEQVPNIAMFLHESRPNFPAAFSRYLVPIVVRYLTDPNNQVRKTSQAALLVLLEQGLISKADMENKVCPVLLDLTEPSSDDDYKIEAVAIMCKVVTMLSKDTVENLLLPRFCDLCSDARLFQVRKVCAANFGEFCSIVGQEATEKLLMPKFFDLCSDTLWGIRKACAECFMVVSNSTSPEVRRAKLSPLFISLISDQSRWVRQAAFQSLGRFISTFANPSSTGLHFREDGALPDVPRCTSDSGCRTERAVTHTPPNQDGRATPSPEHVSTADAEDMNHFDNNHTPVSGEMHHGFTHTLYNSSNSPPTTNNAKNTKEIEQTDENFNSFHYWRSPLPDISGELEMLSFQTSEEVTEKQEKKEEVELEEEECEDNCPDSKSSHGKATSDQIQMVLDCLQPHMDDPDVQAQVQVLAAALKAAQLDSPADSSPVNSPTESQPDVQPENNTESLSESESVEVQSGSEESPTEEEQTMETPPASESSPVQEQGDEQTQTETLDDPEESPPDSLVLGSNLIESMEDDDSINSPVSEDKPKIQNVIPQQLLDQYLSMTDPARAQTVDTEIAKHCAFSLPGVALTLGRQNWHCLKDTYETLATDVQWKVRRTLAFSIHELAVILGDQLTAADLVPIFNGFLKDLDEVRIGVLKHLYDFLKLLHADKRREYLYQLQEFMVTDNSRNWRFRYELAEQLILIIELYSHHDVYDYLRQIALTLCSDKVSEVRWISYKLVVEILQKLYTCGADDLGLNFMNELTVRFCHCSKWVGRQAFAFICQAVVEEDCMPMEQFSQHLLPSLLSLSSDPVANVRVLVAKALRQSVMEKAYFKEPGCAYSDELEDTVMALQSDKDRDVRFFASLDPNKGLMDTAPLM
- the ppp4r1l gene encoding serine/threonine-protein phosphatase 4 regulatory subunit 1 isoform X1, whose product is MAGLSLYFEDGHDDLDDFGFDDYGTECDGIRITAFLDAGQDNLTPLGRLEKYAFSENVFNRQIVARGLLDVLREFSDNENDFISVMETVARMSEDGEPTVRAELMEQVPNIAMFLHESRPNFPAAFSRYLVPIVVRYLTDPNNQVRKTSQAALLVLLEQGLISKADMENKVCPVLLDLTEPSSDDDYKIEAVAIMCKVVTMLSKDTVENLLLPRFCDLCSDARLFQVRKVCAANFGEFCSIVGQEATEKLLMPKFFDLCSDTLWGIRKACAECFMVVSNSTSPEVRRAKLSPLFISLISDQSRWVRQAAFQSLGRFISTFANPSSTGLHFREDGALPDVPRCTSDSDRSLNSLNCSDISGCRTERAVTHTPPNQDGRATPSPEHVSTADAEDMNHFDNNHTPVSGEMHHGFTHTLYNSSNSPPTTNNAKNTKEIEQTDENFNSFHYWRSPLPDISGELEMLSFQTSEEVTEKQEKKEEVELEEEECEDNCPDSKSSHGKATSDQIQMVLDCLQPHMDDPDVQAQVQVLAAALKAAQLDSPADSSPVNSPTESQPDVQPENNTESLSESESVEVQSGSEESPTEEEQTMETPPASESSPVQEQGDEQTQTETLDDPEESPPDSLVLGSNLIESMEDDDSINSPVSEDKPKIQNVIPQQLLDQYLSMTDPARAQTVDTEIAKHCAFSLPGVALTLGRQNWHCLKDTYETLATDVQWKVRRTLAFSIHELAVILGDQLTAADLVPIFNGFLKDLDEVRIGVLKHLYDFLKLLHADKRREYLYQLQEFMVTDNSRNWRFRYELAEQLILIIELYSHHDVYDYLRQIALTLCSDKVSEVRWISYKLVVEILQKLYTCGADDLGLNFMNELTVRFCHCSKWVGRQAFAFICQAVVEEDCMPMEQFSQHLLPSLLSLSSDPVANVRVLVAKALRQSVMEKAYFKEPGCAYSDELEDTVMALQSDKDRDVRFFASLDPNKGLMDTAPLM